A region from the Salidesulfovibrio onnuriiensis genome encodes:
- a CDS encoding sigma-54-dependent transcriptional regulator: MSTILVLDDDPDISTIISQLAEDAGHTVHAAGTLAEGLALLAGTAVDLVFLDVRLPDGSGIDALPDIRKVASRPDVIIITGLGDPDGAELAIQNGAWDYIEKTSTLKQIMFSMDRALKFREKGRKPALIAIKRNNFVGESPAIQPVLENIAIAASGDAGVLITGETGTGKEVIARTIHENSARAGRSFVVLDCASLPESLAEGELFGHVKGSFTGADATRTGLVGQADGGTLFLDEVGELPLSIQATFLRVLQEKCFRPVGSTKEFASDFRLIAATNRDLEQMCAQGLFRSDLYYRIKSCAIKMPPLRERLEDVPVISRFHLDRLCAKYETGSKDMSEDFVRALTNYDWPGNIRELVQTLERTIMRAMDEEVLYPEHLPVDIRAKAVRRRVGGAGEPEVPSVAVSSDFCDELLVDGVPEFKEYRRECLAHVERRYLERLLDEAKGSIKDACKLSGLSRTRLYVLMKEHGVSK; the protein is encoded by the coding sequence ATGTCGACCATACTGGTTCTGGACGACGATCCGGATATCAGCACCATCATATCGCAGCTGGCCGAGGACGCGGGCCACACCGTGCACGCCGCGGGAACCCTTGCCGAGGGCCTGGCCCTGCTGGCCGGTACCGCCGTGGATCTCGTGTTCCTGGACGTGCGCCTGCCCGACGGCAGCGGCATCGACGCGCTTCCCGACATCCGCAAGGTCGCTTCCCGGCCGGACGTGATCATCATCACGGGCCTGGGCGACCCGGACGGGGCCGAACTGGCCATCCAGAACGGGGCCTGGGACTACATCGAGAAGACCAGCACCCTCAAGCAGATCATGTTTTCCATGGACCGGGCGCTCAAGTTCCGGGAAAAGGGCCGCAAACCGGCGCTCATCGCCATCAAGCGCAACAATTTCGTGGGCGAGAGCCCGGCCATCCAGCCCGTGCTGGAGAACATCGCCATTGCCGCGTCCGGCGATGCGGGCGTGCTCATCACCGGCGAGACCGGCACGGGCAAGGAAGTTATCGCCCGCACCATCCACGAGAACAGCGCCCGCGCGGGCAGGAGTTTCGTGGTGCTGGACTGCGCCTCCCTGCCGGAAAGCCTGGCCGAGGGCGAGCTGTTCGGCCACGTGAAGGGTTCCTTTACCGGGGCCGACGCCACGCGCACCGGTCTGGTGGGGCAGGCCGACGGCGGCACGCTCTTTCTCGACGAAGTGGGCGAGCTGCCCTTGTCCATCCAGGCCACCTTCCTGCGCGTGCTCCAGGAAAAATGTTTCCGGCCCGTGGGCAGCACCAAGGAATTCGCCAGCGATTTCAGGCTTATCGCCGCGACCAACCGCGACCTGGAGCAGATGTGCGCCCAAGGCCTGTTCCGCAGCGACCTCTACTACCGCATCAAATCCTGCGCCATCAAGATGCCGCCTCTGCGCGAGCGCCTGGAGGACGTGCCGGTCATCAGCCGGTTCCATCTGGACCGCCTGTGCGCCAAGTACGAAACCGGATCCAAGGACATGTCCGAGGATTTCGTGCGGGCCCTGACCAATTACGACTGGCCCGGCAACATCCGCGAGCTGGTGCAGACCCTGGAGCGCACCATCATGCGGGCCATGGACGAGGAAGTGCTGTATCCCGAGCACCTGCCCGTGGACATCCGCGCCAAGGCCGTGCGCCGCAGGGTGGGCGGGGCCGGGGAGCCCGAAGTTCCCTCGGTTGCCGTATCCTCGGATTTCTGCGACGAGCTGCTGGTGGACGGCGTGCCCGAGTTCAAGGAGTACCGCAGGGAGTGCCTGGCCCACGTGGAGCGCCGCTATCTGGAGCGCCTGCTGGACGAGGCAAAGGGCAGCATCAAGGATGCCTGCAAGCTGTCCGGACTGTCCCGGACACGCCTCTATGTGCTTATGAAAGAGCATGGGGTGAGTAAATAG
- a CDS encoding topoisomerase, with product MAKRDPNKTARNKRVKELKEQRRDLLGQVLKDTGIETEQSLNAIIGSKNDTYFDLKHDVISSAEEFIKRWISELVRHAKTEGSSNRILTLAQNHDSFKQYLLNFLEGSFYKHYDELYRVRPTVDKATLWIGQERANYGLLVTPRFKNGQWENDKSEIRAFKKEYWTIGHILETGLVVPGDEERITFSSVDNYLAFFKSTLVRASGSPYEKAIANAYKEYVLSSQNQERVPLLIPEFRYLGVARDHVYRLDFMVINPYTQSRVGFELSPWSTHGKLTGTKDKLQKEINAEASANFEKEMKKHRSYFKEHDVTVLIYTDSNLADCNKIFNEDISPLLEVTPTIKPMDFISFSKLFST from the coding sequence ATGGCTAAACGCGATCCGAACAAAACCGCTAGAAACAAACGTGTGAAAGAACTCAAAGAGCAACGCAGGGACTTGCTTGGGCAGGTGTTGAAGGACACAGGCATTGAAACAGAGCAAAGCCTAAATGCAATAATCGGTTCTAAGAACGATACATACTTTGATCTTAAACACGATGTAATTAGCTCTGCGGAAGAATTCATTAAGAGATGGATTTCCGAACTGGTGCGGCATGCAAAAACCGAGGGAAGTTCAAATAGAATATTAACACTTGCTCAAAATCATGATAGCTTTAAGCAGTATCTCCTCAACTTTCTAGAGGGATCTTTCTACAAGCATTACGATGAATTATACCGAGTACGGCCAACGGTTGACAAAGCGACACTTTGGATTGGGCAAGAAAGAGCTAACTATGGCCTGCTGGTTACACCACGCTTTAAAAACGGCCAATGGGAAAACGACAAAAGCGAAATACGCGCTTTCAAGAAAGAGTACTGGACCATCGGACACATATTAGAAACGGGATTGGTCGTCCCAGGGGATGAAGAACGCATTACTTTTTCATCTGTTGATAACTACTTGGCTTTTTTTAAAAGTACATTAGTTCGTGCCTCAGGCTCACCCTACGAAAAAGCCATTGCAAATGCTTATAAAGAGTATGTACTGTCGTCACAAAACCAAGAAAGAGTCCCACTGCTTATCCCTGAGTTTAGATATTTAGGAGTCGCCCGTGACCATGTATACAGATTAGATTTCATGGTCATCAATCCCTATACACAAAGTCGTGTTGGTTTCGAACTATCGCCCTGGTCAACCCACGGCAAATTGACTGGAACTAAAGATAAACTTCAGAAAGAAATAAATGCTGAAGCAAGTGCTAACTTTGAAAAGGAGATGAAAAAACATAGATCCTATTTCAAGGAGCACGATGTCACAGTGCTAATCTACACGGACAGCAACCTAGCTGATTGTAACAAAATTTTTAATGAAGATATCAGTCCGCTTTTGGAGGTGACACCCACAATAAAGCCCATGGACTTTATATCATTTAGCAAGCTGTTCTCTACTTAG
- the dctP gene encoding TRAP transporter substrate-binding protein DctP — translation MKKIFALILSLCAVFALTACNGDGGKEAKNETITIKLATQHPIEHMAHKAAERVKARIEKETEGRVQVKIYPANQLGDASQIYEEIIRGSIDAAHITVPDQFDSRLGAGFLPYIARDYDQIREVFASDAYLPQAMGKMHDKLGVKFFSYFGEGFIGAGSVEPLENYTQPGTEKGMMIRVPGLDVFKFGAEELGFRTSSLPYADTYSALQTGVVKGWIGGPPNLNYLGFRDVIKYYYQYNVNFESTQYVMNKKKFDSIPEADRKVVEAAFTDEGQQSFLMAESEDQMYRKKLEEAGIKVTMLTTQELEDCAKYVRDHAWPRLEKNLTPELLNGIKASY, via the coding sequence ATGAAAAAGATTTTCGCACTTATCCTGTCGCTCTGCGCCGTGTTCGCGCTGACCGCATGTAACGGCGACGGCGGCAAGGAAGCTAAGAACGAAACCATCACCATCAAGCTGGCCACCCAGCACCCGATCGAGCACATGGCCCACAAGGCCGCCGAGCGCGTCAAGGCCCGCATCGAGAAGGAAACCGAAGGCCGCGTCCAGGTCAAGATCTACCCGGCCAACCAGCTTGGTGACGCCTCCCAGATCTACGAGGAAATCATCCGCGGTTCCATCGACGCCGCGCACATCACCGTGCCCGACCAGTTCGACTCCCGTCTCGGCGCAGGCTTCCTGCCCTACATCGCCCGCGACTACGACCAGATCCGCGAAGTGTTCGCTTCCGACGCCTACCTGCCCCAGGCAATGGGCAAGATGCACGACAAGCTGGGCGTGAAGTTCTTCTCCTACTTCGGTGAAGGCTTCATCGGCGCCGGTTCCGTGGAACCCCTGGAAAACTACACCCAGCCCGGCACCGAAAAGGGCATGATGATCCGCGTGCCCGGCCTGGACGTCTTCAAGTTCGGCGCAGAGGAACTGGGCTTCCGCACCTCCTCCCTGCCGTACGCTGACACCTACTCCGCCCTGCAGACCGGCGTGGTCAAGGGCTGGATCGGTGGTCCGCCGAACCTGAACTACCTCGGCTTCCGCGACGTCATCAAGTACTACTACCAGTACAACGTGAACTTCGAGTCCACCCAGTACGTCATGAACAAGAAGAAGTTCGACTCCATCCCCGAAGCCGACCGCAAGGTTGTCGAAGCCGCATTCACCGACGAAGGCCAGCAGTCCTTCCTCATGGCTGAAAGCGAAGACCAGATGTACCGCAAGAAGCTTGAGGAAGCAGGCATCAAGGTGACCATGCTCACCACCCAGGAACTCGAGGACTGCGCCAAGTACGTGCGCGACCACGCCTGGCCCCGCCTGGAAAAGAACCTGACTCCGGAACTGCTGAACGGTATCAAGGCTTCTTACTAA
- a CDS encoding TRAP transporter small permease, with protein MQPIEFAPRLPLWGVLGKFQKTVMAVTSVLIVGMICYTVLVRYVFGSDFYGSEELIQMLAFWLYFMGAAQGSREKSQISADILTCYITSAKWCRIAHLVKDVVTVAICLLVTYWACQFVGWGIQMMPKSPVFRLPMLIPHTAIGLGFVLMSLYHVVYMVQDLMIHFKMCRAGE; from the coding sequence ATGCAACCTATCGAATTTGCACCGCGGCTGCCGCTGTGGGGCGTGCTCGGCAAGTTCCAAAAAACGGTCATGGCCGTCACCAGCGTCCTCATTGTCGGCATGATCTGCTACACGGTTCTGGTCCGCTACGTCTTCGGCTCCGACTTCTACGGCTCCGAGGAACTCATCCAGATGCTGGCCTTCTGGCTCTACTTCATGGGCGCCGCACAGGGCAGCCGGGAAAAAAGCCAGATTTCCGCCGATATCCTGACCTGCTACATCACCAGCGCCAAGTGGTGCCGCATCGCCCACCTGGTCAAGGACGTCGTCACCGTGGCCATCTGTCTGCTGGTCACCTACTGGGCCTGCCAGTTCGTGGGCTGGGGGATCCAGATGATGCCCAAGTCTCCGGTGTTCAGGCTGCCCATGCTCATCCCGCACACCGCCATCGGCCTCGGATTCGTGCTCATGTCCCTGTACCACGTGGTCTACATGGTCCAGGACCTCATGATCCATTTCAAAATGTGCCGTGCAGGCGAATAG
- a CDS encoding TRAP transporter large permease, with translation MTITLAILILVVTLFIGVPIPFAFFGSAAYLIFAGGYDPGFLLPYGFAKMNSIVLLTIPLFIMAGGVMDKGGIGDRLVDVVDTIAGRVRGGLGIVTVVTCAIFGAVSGSSSATVSCIGSIMMPKLKKAGYPVGHVAALLANAGVLGILIPPSMLMILYAWMGNQSVLACFLAAFVPGLIVTVLLSVVNLVLLRNNKDIEVRPSEDLVTTAKLFGVKSAKASPALMMPVIILGGIYGGIMTPTEAAAVAVLYAIPVAMFFYRGLKLKNLMQTLIESATTTGVIMAMMFAVMILSRLYIMENLPEQIMGVLTSISDNKMVIMLMINVFLVIMGMLMDDVSGILLGTPILLPLVTQLGVDPIHFAAIMGVNLGMGNVTPPTAPLLYLSGRISGAQVNQMLKPTMYLIIFAWLPTLLLTTYVPEISLGLVNLLMK, from the coding sequence ATGACTATTACCCTTGCAATTCTCATCCTCGTGGTCACGCTGTTCATAGGCGTTCCCATTCCGTTCGCCTTTTTCGGCTCGGCCGCGTACCTTATTTTTGCCGGCGGCTATGACCCGGGCTTTCTGCTGCCCTACGGTTTCGCCAAGATGAACTCCATCGTGCTGCTGACCATCCCGCTGTTCATCATGGCCGGCGGCGTCATGGACAAGGGCGGCATCGGCGACCGCCTCGTGGACGTTGTGGACACCATTGCCGGCCGCGTTCGCGGCGGACTCGGCATCGTCACCGTCGTCACCTGCGCCATCTTCGGCGCGGTGTCCGGTTCCTCCTCCGCAACCGTGTCCTGCATCGGCTCCATCATGATGCCCAAGCTCAAGAAGGCCGGTTACCCGGTGGGCCACGTGGCCGCACTGCTGGCCAACGCGGGCGTGCTCGGCATCCTGATTCCGCCGTCCATGCTCATGATCCTCTACGCCTGGATGGGCAACCAGTCCGTGCTGGCCTGTTTCCTGGCCGCATTCGTTCCGGGCCTCATCGTCACCGTGCTGCTTTCCGTGGTCAACCTGGTGCTGCTGCGCAACAACAAGGACATCGAAGTGCGCCCCAGCGAAGACCTGGTGACCACCGCCAAGCTCTTCGGCGTCAAGTCCGCCAAGGCCTCCCCGGCGCTCATGATGCCGGTCATCATCCTGGGCGGCATCTACGGCGGCATCATGACTCCGACCGAAGCCGCCGCCGTGGCTGTGCTCTACGCCATCCCGGTGGCCATGTTCTTCTACCGCGGCCTGAAGCTGAAGAACCTCATGCAGACCCTGATCGAGTCCGCCACCACCACCGGCGTCATCATGGCCATGATGTTTGCGGTCATGATCCTCTCCCGTCTGTATATCATGGAGAACCTGCCCGAGCAGATCATGGGCGTGCTGACCTCCATTTCCGACAACAAGATGGTCATCATGCTGATGATCAACGTGTTCCTGGTCATCATGGGCATGCTCATGGACGACGTGTCCGGCATCCTGCTCGGCACCCCGATCCTGCTGCCGCTGGTGACCCAGCTGGGCGTGGACCCGATCCATTTTGCCGCCATCATGGGCGTCAACCTGGGCATGGGCAACGTCACCCCGCCCACGGCCCCGCTCCTCTACCTGTCCGGCCGCATCTCCGGCGCGCAGGTCAACCAGATGCTCAAGCCGACCATGTACCTGATCATCTTCGCATGGCTGCCCACGCTGCTGCTGACCACCTACGTGCCCGAGATCTCCCTGGGCCTCGTCAACCTGCTCATGAAGTAA
- a CDS encoding L-serine ammonia-lyase, iron-sulfur-dependent, subunit alpha: MESIRELYRIGVGPSSSHTMGPKRAAEEFLARNKDSEMFRVTLFGSLAATGKGHLTDWAILSVLGEERSTIVWKPEEELPGHPNGMQFEALCANDQVTDIVRVYSVGGGAIRYEDADEGGPVKVYDLPDLNAILEMCEERGMTYWEYVERCEGKEIWDFLKDVWSTMEAAVERGLNTQGVLPGSIGLKRQAWSYFKKTKLSGPDIQQTGRVTAYALAVSEENAGGGTIVTAPTCGACGIVPAVLFYLRETQGVTETEILHALATAALFGNVIKHNGSISGAEVGCQGEVGSACAMASAAATQVMGGSVRQIEYAAEMGLEHHLGLTCDPVDGLVQIPCIERNACASTRALSRAQMAILSDGTHRIPFDEVVAVMMETGHDLPSLYRETSTGGLAKAYGARMKKCPCAV, encoded by the coding sequence ATGGAAAGCATCCGGGAACTGTATCGCATCGGCGTCGGCCCTTCCTCGTCACATACCATGGGCCCCAAACGCGCCGCCGAGGAATTCCTTGCCCGCAACAAGGATTCCGAAATGTTCCGCGTCACCCTGTTCGGCTCGCTGGCCGCCACGGGCAAGGGCCACCTCACGGACTGGGCCATCCTCTCCGTGCTGGGCGAAGAGCGCAGCACCATCGTCTGGAAGCCCGAGGAAGAGCTGCCCGGCCATCCCAATGGCATGCAGTTCGAGGCCCTGTGCGCCAACGACCAGGTCACTGACATCGTTCGGGTCTACTCCGTGGGTGGCGGCGCCATCCGCTACGAGGACGCCGACGAGGGAGGCCCGGTCAAGGTCTACGACCTGCCCGACCTGAACGCCATCCTGGAGATGTGCGAAGAAAGGGGCATGACCTACTGGGAATACGTGGAACGGTGCGAAGGCAAGGAAATCTGGGATTTCCTCAAGGATGTCTGGTCCACCATGGAGGCCGCCGTGGAGCGCGGCCTGAACACCCAGGGCGTGCTGCCCGGCAGCATCGGCCTCAAGCGTCAGGCCTGGAGCTACTTCAAGAAGACCAAGCTCTCCGGCCCCGACATCCAGCAGACCGGGCGCGTCACCGCCTATGCCCTGGCCGTTTCCGAGGAAAACGCGGGCGGCGGCACCATCGTCACCGCGCCCACCTGCGGAGCCTGCGGCATTGTCCCGGCCGTGCTCTTCTACCTGCGCGAGACCCAGGGCGTCACCGAGACCGAGATCCTGCACGCGCTGGCCACCGCGGCCCTGTTCGGCAACGTCATCAAGCACAACGGCTCCATTTCCGGGGCCGAAGTGGGCTGCCAGGGCGAGGTGGGTTCCGCCTGCGCCATGGCTTCCGCCGCCGCCACCCAGGTCATGGGCGGCTCCGTGCGGCAGATCGAGTACGCGGCCGAAATGGGCCTGGAGCATCACCTGGGTCTGACCTGTGACCCGGTGGACGGGCTGGTGCAGATTCCCTGCATCGAGCGCAACGCCTGCGCCTCCACCCGCGCGCTTTCCCGCGCCCAGATGGCCATTCTCTCGGACGGCACCCACAGAATTCCGTTCGACGAAGTGGTGGCGGTCATGATGGAGACCGGCCACGACCTGCCCAGCCTGTACCGCGAGACCTCCACGGGCGGGCTGGCCAAGGCCTACGGCGCGCGCATGAAAAAGTGCCCCTGCGCCGTGTAA
- a CDS encoding L-serine ammonia-lyase, iron-sulfur-dependent, subunit alpha translates to MGNSKVTEPASIFNDVIGPVMTGPSSSHTAGPARIGKAIHDLVGGSVRRATTFFKEDGSYPGTYQGQGTDKGFIGGLLGFGPEHERLADALNEAEKCGLEYGFEQESNSHAHPNTARIVAETGEGRREFLTVSTGGGMFRIIEMDGHPVFINGAFWELFVLCPSGSGLDAFCEAAQAAGGMVSRNRNDSGLLVQVTSQEPLSEEVLRAARELEDCTVSVLDPILPVPGKFRYDIPFFTASEALEQCGESTVLPSTFALEYERARSGMDDGEILSRMKDIVRTMRRAAEAGMQRDLPVSGFLKPKAAVMARNMAAASVADLGVMNRGMLIATAIMEYNSAGGIVVAAPTAGSCGVLPAVVLSMAESMDLSDEEQAEAMLVSGLVGVFIAHQATFAAEVCACQAEVGAATAMAAAAAVQLLGGTVQQAFSAAALALQNVLGLICDPVAGLVEIPCVNRNTMGAANAIASANMVMAGFDPVIPLDEVIDTMLRVGRMLPPELRCTNRGGLCTTPTAWRIQESLAAS, encoded by the coding sequence GTGGGAAACAGCAAGGTTACCGAACCGGCCAGCATCTTCAATGACGTGATCGGCCCGGTCATGACCGGCCCGTCAAGCTCCCATACGGCGGGCCCGGCCCGCATCGGCAAGGCCATCCACGACCTGGTGGGCGGTTCCGTTCGCCGGGCGACCACATTTTTCAAGGAGGACGGCTCCTACCCCGGCACCTACCAGGGGCAGGGCACGGACAAGGGCTTCATCGGCGGCCTTCTGGGTTTCGGTCCGGAGCATGAAAGGCTGGCCGACGCGCTGAACGAGGCCGAAAAGTGCGGCCTGGAGTATGGCTTCGAGCAGGAGAGTAACAGCCATGCGCACCCCAACACGGCACGCATCGTGGCCGAGACCGGGGAGGGCAGGCGAGAGTTCCTGACCGTTTCCACGGGCGGGGGCATGTTCCGCATCATCGAGATGGACGGGCACCCCGTGTTCATCAACGGCGCGTTCTGGGAGCTGTTCGTTCTCTGTCCGTCGGGCTCCGGCCTGGACGCCTTTTGCGAGGCCGCGCAGGCAGCCGGGGGCATGGTTTCCCGCAACCGGAACGATTCCGGGCTGCTGGTGCAGGTCACGTCCCAGGAGCCGCTTTCCGAGGAAGTCCTGCGGGCGGCCCGGGAGCTGGAGGACTGTACGGTCTCCGTTCTGGACCCCATCCTGCCGGTGCCCGGCAAATTCCGATACGACATCCCGTTTTTCACCGCCTCGGAAGCCCTGGAACAGTGCGGGGAGAGCACGGTGCTGCCCTCGACCTTTGCCCTCGAATACGAGCGTGCGCGCAGCGGGATGGACGACGGGGAAATTCTTTCGCGCATGAAGGACATAGTGCGCACCATGCGCCGGGCCGCCGAGGCCGGGATGCAACGGGACCTGCCCGTATCCGGCTTTCTCAAGCCCAAGGCCGCCGTCATGGCCCGCAACATGGCCGCCGCCTCCGTGGCCGACCTCGGGGTCATGAACCGGGGCATGCTCATTGCCACGGCCATCATGGAATACAACAGCGCGGGCGGCATCGTGGTCGCCGCGCCCACGGCCGGTTCCTGCGGGGTTCTGCCCGCCGTGGTGCTTTCCATGGCCGAGAGCATGGACCTTTCCGACGAGGAACAGGCCGAAGCCATGCTCGTGTCCGGGCTGGTGGGCGTGTTCATCGCACATCAGGCCACGTTCGCGGCCGAGGTCTGCGCCTGCCAGGCAGAGGTGGGGGCCGCCACGGCCATGGCCGCAGCCGCCGCGGTGCAGCTTCTGGGCGGCACCGTGCAGCAGGCCTTTTCCGCCGCCGCCCTGGCCCTGCAGAACGTGCTCGGCCTCATCTGCGACCCGGTGGCCGGGCTGGTGGAGATCCCGTGCGTCAACCGCAACACCATGGGCGCGGCCAACGCCATCGCCTCGGCCAACATGGTCATGGCCGGGTTCGATCCGGTCATTCCCCTGGACGAGGTCATCGACACCATGCTTCGGGTGGGCCGCATGCTGCCCCCGGAACTGCGCTGCACCAATCGGGGCGGCCTGTGCACCACGCCCACGGCCTGGCGCATTCAGGAGTCACTGGCCGCGTCATAG